The Triticum urartu cultivar G1812 chromosome 6, Tu2.1, whole genome shotgun sequence genome includes the window CACTTCAGTCCATGTTGCCATCGCTTCCACAAATAGTCCCCCTACAGAAGTCCACACCTTTTCggccagagagagagagaggtagaCATATGTGATTGATAGTGAACCTGCTAAACGCTAAACCGCGGCTTCTTTCGGCAAAAAGTTACAAAAGGGGACGGTTTCTCCCCCCGGCACGCATCCTTGACGCCACGATACACGACAACCTCCTTGTCCATACTAGCACAAAACGTAACGGACACGAAAACAAATCACAtgatatgcattgcatattacgtTGACAATGCAACCACGTCTAGTAAGATCCTAATGCCTGTGTCTTCACATATCCTGTTGTAAACTCACATTCGTCCAATTTATTATCTTCTTTCCTCATTGAAGATCTAAATCCCATATTAAATTTAAAAGATACAACATCTACACACCAACATTCACTTCGGTCCACGCGGCCATCACTTCCGCAAAAAAGGACCCCCCCTACAGAAGTCCACGCCTTTTCGGCCAGGGAGAGAGAGGTAGACATATGGGATTGATAGTGAACCCGTAAACGCAAAACCACGGCTTCTTTTGGCAGATTGTTACAAAAAGGGGAGGTTTCTTTCCCCCCTTGCATGCATCCTTGGCACGACAATACACGGCAATCTTCTTTTCCATACCAGCACGAAACCTAACCGGACACGAAAAGAATCTCAtgatatgcattgcacatcacgTTGACAATGCAACCACATCTAATAAGATCCCGATGCCCATGTTTTTACATATCCTGTTGTTAACTCACATTCGTCCAATTTATTATCCTTTTTCCGTGTTGAAGATCTAATCCCATATTAAATTGAAAAGATACAACTTCTACACACTAAAATTCACCTCAGTCCATGTTGCCATCGCTCCCACAAATAGGACCCCCCCTAAAAAAGTCCACACCTTTTCAGCGCGCGCGCGAGAAAGGTAGACGTATGGGATTGATAGTGAACCCGCTAAACGCTAAACCGCGACTTTTTTCGGCAGAAAGTTACAAAAAGGGGATGGTTTCTCCCCCTCGGCACGCATCCTTGACACCACGATACACGGCAGCCTCCTTGTCCATACTAGCACGAAACGTAACCGGACACGAAAGGAATCACACAATGTGCATTGCACATCACGTTGACAATGCAACCACGTCTAGTAAGATCTTGATGCCCATGTCTTCACATATCTTGCTGTGAACTCACATTCGTCCAATTTATTATCTTTTTTCCTCATTGAAGATCTAATCCCATATTAAATTGAAAAGATACAACTTCTACACACCAACATTCACTTCGGTCCACGCTGTCATCACTTCCGCAAATAGGACCCCCTACAGAAGTCAACGCCTTTTCAGTCAGGGAGAGAAAGAGATAGAGATAGACATACATGATTGATAGTGAACCAGCTAAACGCTAAATCGCGGCTTCTTGGGCAGAAAATACAAAAAAGGCGGGGCGGTTTCATTCCCCCTACACGCATGCTTGACATCACGATACACGACAGTCTCCTTTTTCATACTAACACGAAACATAACCGGACACGAAAGGAACCGCATGATCTGTATCGCACATAACTTTGGCAACACAATCACGTCTAACAAGACCTCGACGCCTACGCCTCCGCAAACTCGCATCCGCCCAATCAACCGTTTTTGTTTTGCACCCGAGATCCAATCCCacgataaaataaataaatttaaAGAGACACAACTCATCAACACAACCAAAATCCACTTCACCCCAACCCTAGCGCCACGTCCCCAAACCGGGGCTCCTGCAAAAAGACCCCCGTCTTTCCAGCCCAAATGCAAGAACCGGGAGCGCCCCCTTCCCATTTCCCAATAGGGGCCTGTGTGCTGGTCTCTCGCTCGCCAGCATCAGCATTGGCGCACGTGCGGCAAGAAAAAAACCCGCTCGACCCGCTGCGCTGCCGCTGCAGCTGCTGACTGGACTGGGCCTGCCCTTCCTCACTCGCGCCGCACGCACGCGCACCAGCAGCATATACCGGTGCGCCTTGCCGTTTTCGCCACACCACACCACACCAGACCAGATCATCCGCCCtgcgccgccgcggcccgggcCCACCCCGCAGCGACCGCCCTCCCTCCCCACGAGTCCGCGCAGATCCGCGATTGGTCGACGTCCCACTCCTCCCTCCCCttcccttcctcctcctcgagccCTCCCCCCGCGTCGACAATTCCCCGTCCCCCGTCCCCCGCCAATCCCAAATCCCCAatcccccgcgccgccgccccgctcgccGTCGTACGGATTCCGCCCCCGCGGCCCCGGCCGGCCCCCAATCGCCGTTTGCCGTGGAGGCGGGGTCCCCTCGCGGCGTCGGCAGCCCGCCCCGCGATTCTAGGGTTTCGGGCGGGGTTGCCCCAATTCGCCGGCCCGGCCCCGTGCCTCGTTCCCGCGGGTGCTTCCGTCCGCCCCGCGCGGGTCCTGATCGCTCGCGCTCGCGCTCGCGCCTGCTGCTCGCTGCCGCTCTGTCCACTGCTGCCGTCTGGTATACAGTGCGCTCCGTATGCTGAAAAATTGGGCTGGGTTTTGTGCCTGATTCAGAGAGGGCTGTCTGGTTAAATTCTCGCTGACCGACCCTCCAGCAGGAAGAAATATTGCAGCTTTCGAAGGGTTTCCGGCGCGTGGTGCCCGCCTCGGTAGGGGCTGCCGCTTCTTTCAGCTTGCTCCGCGCCACGCCGCGCCTGGAATGACGTCGCCCGCGCTTGTCTGAGGCGCGGCTGCCAGCGACAATGAATGTGGGGCAGGCGGCGCACCTGTCCGGGCAGATGTCCGGGCAGGGGGCGCAGATGAATCAGGTTGTTGGCGGTGGCAGCGGTGTCGTCGGCGCTGACGGCATGCCCCTGCCCCAGCACCAGCAGATGCAGGATGGCGTGGGCCTTGTTGCCCCGGGGGTCGATCAACAGTTTGCGCTCATGCGCTCCAATATGCGCGACAAGATGTAAGCACTCCACACTGCAAACTTATTTCAGCGCCTGCTCTAAGGAAAGAAAAAAAACTTCTTTTGGTGGCTCGGCTACTTATATTTAGTAGGCGCTAGCGCGGGTGTTAATTAATTGTACTGCGTTAATGCGGCCTATCCTTATCATCAACGTTTATACGGTGAATATTTATTTTGTTCCCAAAATTATAGAGGTGATCACGCTTACTCACGCAACCAAAGTTTATGACTTTCCTTAATTAACAAGAGCCCGCATATAAATTTCGGCACTGGGGCGCAGTTGAATCACCTTCCCAACTAAAATTTTAGGTTCGCCGCCATGGCTGATGGTTCGAATCTGGTAGAAAGTATTGACATGTTTTTTTAAGCCTGATACTTGTTCGTAAATTGGCAGATATGAGTATATAGGAAGGAAGCAGACATCGAATCTGATAGAAAGTATTAACATGTTTTTTAAGCCTGATACTTGTTCGTAAATTGGCAGATATGAGTATATAGGAAGGAAGCAGACATCTGCTGACTGGAGGCGGAGGCTGCCGGAACTCGCAAAGCGGCTAGAGGAAATCTTGTTTAGAAAATTCCCAAGCAGGGTATATTTCTCTATTTCCTTTTTTCTTATTTACTTCTTGTTTGGATCTAGCAAAATTTGATCTCACAGTTCCATCATTTTGGCTGTTTGAGCAGAATGAGTACTACAATATGATGAGGCAACCAGTGGAGCCACAATTGCAGTTTGCTATCAAGGCCTTGAGTGCTCAGAACCAACTAAATCAACAAAACCAACAAATGTCAAGGCAGATGGCATCTTCCTCTGGTTATAGCACAATGATTCCAACACCTGGTATCACACAAGGTGCAAGTGGAAATTCTAGAATGTCTTATGGAACAGACAATATGGGTCTTTCGTCATCTGGTGCAGGCATGGTTCCTCAGAATGCCAACATGGGTACCTCGATGCCTGGTATGGATAGATTAACTTAGCTTCTGCTCATATCATTAGGGCTGTGTTGTACCTTAACTTGAAATTCCCTTTTGGCCATGCTGTAGGGTTTCTAGCCTAAGTAACCAATGCCCAGCAGTATATTCGGCAAAATTCAATCTATGTGGTAGAAAAACACCACATCTTTCGGAGTCTTGCTTAatagttttttttaaaaaaaaacatCCACTAAATAGCTTATATATCCATGACCCAATTGGGCACTTCTTTCGAGGTCTCTGTTGTTTATAACTGGAAGATTATTTGTGAGAAGCTGAAGCATATATGGTTGCCTGCCACTGTTTGTTCTCATTTTTTGCTGGTCCATTTTACATGGCTCTACTTATCCTTAATTGCTCCTTACAGGTACAATGTCTAATGGCTACCAGCATCTAACTACCAGTGCCCCACTAAATTCGACCACAAGTAGTGTCCCATCTACGATGGGTCCAGTGGGTATTCAGCGACAAGTAACTCATATGATCCCAACTCCTGGATTCAGTAATCAACAAAATGTACCTACTAATTCTGACTATTCAAATGGAACTGGATATTTCAATGGTGAGTCAGCTATGACACCACATATGCAGCAGCAGAAGCAATTTCAAAGCAACCAGAGCAGCCATCAAATACATCATATTGGGGGGCACAGTAATTCTGGAATACATTCAAGCATGCTGGAGAATTCTTCTGCATTTGGTTTATCAGATGGACATGTGAATGGTGGAATGGGATTGCATGGGTCAAACACGCAAATTACAAATAGAAATGCAGCACCAGAAGGATATATGAACATATCCTCTTTTGGAAGTTCGCCCAGACCTTTGCAGCAACAGTTCAATCAGCATCCAACACAGAGAATATCAAGTATGTGTGCTGACGTGTCCTATCTTTTATTGCCTTATCATCGTGACTTGTGCCATAATCTTGAAGTCATGTTCATGAAGGGTGTATAACAGAAGCTAGTGATGGGTTTATTATTCGTTTGCAATATGTTCAATTTCTAGTTATCCAAGTCATTTGTACAAGCTAACTTTGTTAGAGGATTGTTGTTAGGGAACAGCTAAAAAAGTAAACACAAAGCCTTACTTTAGTTCCTTGCTGTTGGAGTCACTGGCTTCATAATTAATGTGTTTGCTAGAGTCCTTGAACCTATGGAGGTTGAAAGTGTTATTGTTTCCACCGTAGTACCAATGATGTGAGTTTCCATATCGACAGACACACATGCACAGTCATGCATAGCGAAAATGCAAAAGTCATATCTTACCCTCTTTACGATGACAAACTAAATTGTGTCGTTTTTTGTTGTGCAGCATCAGTTGACATGGGTGGCTCAGGAAGTTTCTACGGTACTGGTTCTTCTGCTTTAGCAACAGCAAATAATCAGAACATGGGTGCTGCAAACTTGCAGTCTAGATCAAGAATGAATTCCATGCTGCTTAGCAATCAGCTAAACATGCAATCCATTCAAGGGCAGCCACAGATAAAAACTGAGGTTTTGGATCAGTCAGAAAAACTCAATTTCCAGCCATCTCAGTTGTCTCATGAACAACTACTCCGACAGCAGCTTTCAATGCAGCAACATCAGGTGCAGCCAAGTTCCCAGTTTGTGCAAAACCAATATCATCTCAATCAACAGATACCAAATTCACAGCATCAGCAGGCTATGCTGAGGAGCAATTCCTTTAAACAGTCTCAACTTAATTCCAGCCATTCTATGCAAGTGTCAGAACAGGGAACTTTGCCACACACCGAACTAacatcttcacaagctactgaacctCCTGCACTTCCAAATTTCCAGGGTCAATACCAGCAAAGAAGTGCTCACGATAACGTCAAAGGTGCGCAGGTGTTTGGACATCTTTCTGGATCTCAAAATTTCAGTGCTTCTGGTTCTCACGATTCTCAGCCATTGTTGCACCCTAATCAGCAGCTTGATGTTAGCTCGAATGATGTCAGTTATGTTTTGAAAGGAACACAGACAGAGCAAATGCAGCAGCACCAATGGCGGCCTCAAACAATGGAAAAGGTTCCTATCAGTAGCAATTTATCTCTTGAAAAGCAAATACAGGATGACTTTTGTCAGAGAACAATGGCCCAGGACGGAGCACAACAGCCATTTTCATCTGACTGGCGTGTTTCTGGTTGCACTGTGACCTCAGTTGACCCTGCACTGCCAAAGCTCCCTGCTGGAGGATTGGAACAGCCCACTGGAAATATCAATTACCTCCGTCAGATGAGGTGGTTACTGTTGCTGTTTCATGCAAAAGGATGTTCTTCTCCTCTTGGTAGTTGTAAATTACCTCGTTGTGTTCAGCTGCAGGATTTTGTGAAGCATTTGGACAACTGCCAAAGAAAAGATTGTCCACAGAAGAAGTGCAGTAAGACAAGAATGTTAATTGAGCATTATAAGACTTGTGTTGATGAGCAGTGTCCTGTATGTAGTAATGTAAAGAAATTTTTGCGCCTCTCAGCTGAACATGCAAGTAAGCAAAAAGTCCCTGAGCCTAGAAAAGTTGCTCAACAGAATATGACTCAAAGAATCATGAATGGGGTAGACAGTGATATAATGGACATTGACCCAGTGTCTGTTGAATCCTTTGATGGTCAGCCATCTGTTCCAAAACGTTTGAAGATGCAGCCTGCGTCACCCAATGTTCCAGAGCATGAAATACTTAGAGCCTCCAATCCTCAGGTGAACCCAGGGTTTGTACTACAGGAATCACATCCCGAGCTGCTTGAGCAGAATAAAAAGACGGCATACATGAAAAGAGAGTTGGACGTAAAGGCTGACATGCGACCTCTGCAGAAGCCCGTAAAGATGGGTTATGGTGCTGATGGAAGTGTGCCTACAGCGAGGCACAATGTCATTCCTACTGTTTCAAATGAGATGAAGTCTCATGTCAAGCAAGAAATCTTGCCGGTTGACAAAGGGACAAGTGAAAATGTTCATGAGGTTAAGAATGAAACAAATGATTCAACAGAGGCCACAGCATTGAAATCAGGAAAACCAAAAATAAAAGGTGTTTCATTGACTGAGTTGTTCACTCCAGAACAAATCAATGCACATATAGAGAGTCTAAGGCTGTGGGTGGGCCAGGTATGTCTTTTACTTGGAATAAACTGCTTTCACATTGGGTATTTTTCCCCCCGGAATTACAAGATCAGTTGTCAAGTAAATATAGGAGATGGGTAGAAAGCCTTTAATTTTCTTGAAATGTGTAATATGTGCTTTAATGTCCTCATTTACACAAGCAAACATCAGAAAGCTTACTGTTTGTTTGTATTTCCAATGGGTGAAAAAATATTTCTCTCCACTTCTGCACATAATGTCTAACTACTACGGAAGCTTGCACAAAAATTACTGCGCTGTTGCTTTACCAATTTTTAATTACTAGAAGTTGAACTATGTCGtaccaaaagaaaaaaaaaccttATCTTCATGAGATAAATGTTGCATGTTCTTTTTTGTGTACATGTGTTTTTGTGCAAGTACTCTTAATCTCATCATGCAGTTGTCATGATGAAACTTGTACTGTAACCCTAATATGTGTTTTTAGAAGGAACAGTTTTACATGTCTTGCCATTTGACAGAGCAAGGCTAAAGCTGAAAAGAATCAACTGCTGGTGTCTTCCGAAAATGAAAATTCATGCCAGCTCTGCAAAGTGGAAAAACTCACTTTTGAACCTCCACCCATATATTGCTCCCCTTGTGGTGCTCGGATAAAGCGAAATGCACCATACTATACTGTTGGTTCTGGTGACACCCGCCACTTTTTCTGTATTCCATGTTACAATGAGTCCCGTGGTGACACCATTGAGGTTGAAGGACAGAATTTTTTGAAGGCCCGATTTGAGAAGAAAAGAAATGATGAGGAAACTGAAGAATGGGTAAGTTCCCTATCTCTGTTCTGGTGGTTGTATAACTATAATTTTGGTTATGCGTGATTTGTACTAATCTTTCTGAATGGTGCGTTCCACAGTGGGTTCAGTGTGACAAATGTGAATGCTGGCAGCATCAGATATGTGCTCTGTTTAATGGCAGAAGAAATGATGGAGGACAAGCAGAGTATACTTGCCCGAATTGCTATAGTAATGAAGTGAAGTGTGGGCTGCGCATGCCTCTACCACAGAGTGCTGTTCTTGGAGCAAGTGATCTGCCAAGAACTGTTCTTAGCGATCATATAGAAGAGCGGCTTTTTAAACGGCTTAAGTGGGAGAGACAGAATCGGGCGAATAATTTAAATTGTAGTGTTGATGAGGTTAGTGAAACTAAGTCTTGTTGGAAGTGCATGCGTACTTGAAGTATGTTATATGGGACCTCAACGTACTTTGGTAGTATATTACCTTATGTCACAAAAATATGCTACCTGAAAGTGTTATCTAAGTGCCTACCCACCATGTAAATCCTTATAAAAATACCATGCAAATAATTGCAGCCTATTATAATGATTGCCTggaaaaacagaaaacaaaatgCCTGTTTAATTTTTTTCAGACCCCATTGCAACCTTTTCCATCAACCAGGATGAACTAGCAGTTTATTTAATTAATAATTTTCCATCAACCTGGTATGTAATGAGGTGTGCCATTTTGGAGAATCGATTAATAGTATGAAATTGCCCATTAATTGCTCGGAAGCTTCAACTATATATTAAAGGCTTACATGGAAAATATACCAAATTGTATTTATATTGAAAGTTTCAAATGCGGTCACATAGTGCAAACTTGTTGCTGATTGTTTACGACCCAATGAAAAGCACAGCAACAAAAAAATGGGCTACAAAATGATGGATGGCTTGAAAAATCAACTAGGGTTGATCTTTTTGGCAGTTCAGAGACCCGAAGTGTATATGCGCTTTACTTAACTTTTTTACTTGAAGTATGTTCTATATCTTGATAATTTATGTGCTACTTTTTTTGACAATGGCTGGAAAAATCAACAAGGAAGTGGTTTAACTTCACTTCCTGTAATTTGGACTACACCAGATACCATTCATTTTGGCATCATTATGAACTATTTTGATAGAAATGTTCCCTCCATCACTTTTAAAGTCTAACTGTTCCATATTTGTTAGGTCGCCGGAGCAGAAGGTCTTGTGGTCAGAGTTGTTTCATCGGTGGATAAGAAGGTTGAAGTTAAACCACGCTTTTTGGAAATTTTTCAAGAAGATAATTACCCGACAGAGTTCCCTTACAAGTCCAAGGTAGGAAGTTGTACCTAAAGTATAAATTATGCTGACAACCGACTCTGATATCCATGATTCTGTTCCTGTGATTGTTTGGCAGGCTGTTCTTTTGTTCCAGAAAATAGAAGGCGTAGAAGTGTGCTTATTTGGAATGTATGTTCAAGAATTTGGTGCTGACTGCGCTTACCCGAACCAACGTCGAGTTTATTTGTCATACCTGGATTCTGTGAAATACTTCAGACCTGAGATTAAAGCAGCCACTGGAGAGGCCTTGCGTACATTCGTCTACCATGAAATTCTGGTAAGTTGCTGTATTTGCTGAATTTTAATCACAGTTGTAAATATTTTCTCTTGCCAGTCTGGTCAGAAAATTCCTGTATGAAACTATTAGATGTGATGCCTTCCTCTTTAAGCTAGCATTTTCTACAATCTTACTCCAGTTATCTATGTGTACAGATAGGATATCTTGAATACTGCAAGCAGCGTGGATTCACAAGCTGTTATATATGGGCTTGCCCACCTTTGAAAGGTGAAGATTACATTTTATATTGCCATCCTGAGATTCAGAAGACTCCAAAATCTGACAAACTGCGGGAGTGGTAAGACCTTTGATTGACACATATGTTACTCTGCTTGCATTGAGCTCCTGGTTGCATGATTTCTGATATCTTCACACTCAGGTACTTAGCCATGCTTCGGAAAGCTACTAAGGAGGAGATTGTTGTTGAGCTTACAAATCTGTATGACCATTTCTTCATTACCATGGGAGAGTGCAAGGCTAAAGTTACCGCTTCCCGTTTGCCTTACTTCGATGGAGATTATTGGCCTGGAGCTGCGGAAGATATGATTAATCAACTGCGTCAAGAAGAAGATGACCGAAAGCTTCAGAAGAAGAGTAAGACAAAGAAAATTATTACAAAAAGAGCTCTTAAAGCTGCTGGCCACACTGATCTCAGTGGAAATGCTTCTAAGGACGCTATGCTGATGCAGAAGGTAAGCTTATGCTCTGGTAATTGTAATACTAGATCTCTCGGAGCCCCCACTTTTGTGTTTGTGAAATTGCACTTGTTTGTTTCAGTTGGATGACATCTTTCTCATGAATTCGATTTTGATATTGCAGCTTGGGGAAACCATTTATCCAATGAAGGAAGATTTTATTATGGTCCATTTGCAGTATTCTTGTAGCCACTGTTGTCTCCTTATGTCGTCTGGAAAACGCTGGGTCTGCCATCAATGCAGAAGTTTTTACATCTGTGACAAGTAAGTCAATTTCATAAACAATATGACACCTGTGCTATAGAGGCCACATGTACTTATATACTATTCCCTCCGTTCCTAAGTATAAGTTTTTTTGAGATTCCAATAGACTAcgtacgaagcaaaatgagtgaatctacactctaaaatacgtctatatacatccgtatgtagtccgtattgaaatttctaaaaagacttatactccctccgtcccaaaataagtgtctcagctttgtactaactttagtacaaagttgtactaagcttgagacacttattttgagacaGGGAATATTTAGGAATGGAAGGAGTATATGTGATCACAGTTGAAATGAAAGCATGGATTTCGAGTCGCTCGACTAGTCGCGACTAGTCGTCGACTAGTCGACGAGTCGCAGTTCCAGAGCCGACTCAGCCTCTCGACTCGACTCCTGGGATGAGTCGAGCGACTAGTCTCGACTAGTCGCGGTTTTGGGGTCGAACGACTCGAGGCAGCGCTGGATCCGGAGCACTCTCCCGCCGCCGTGCTGCTGATGCTGCTGCTGTGCTGCctcgctgctgctgctgcgcCCTTGCCgccgcgctgctgctgctgctgctgaagCTGAAGCGGCAAGAGGAGCGGGCTGGGAGGAGGAGCGGTGGCAAGAGAGCTGCTGCGGGGGAGTTGAGAGATCCATCGCTGGGAGGAGGAGTGGTGGACTGGTGGCAAGAGAGTGGCAGCGAATGTGTGGCGGCTGTGGTGAGGGAGGAGGGAGTGTGGATGGTGGATTAGGTCACGGAGGAGTATATAGCTACTAGATGGGCTTTTGGGCCACAGGGAAGTGCATAACTAGTGGCCCATCTCTCAGTTGGCCCTGGTTACTGCTGCTGGGTGGTGtgctcctcccctcctcccctggttgctgctgctgctgtgcACTTGTGCTCCTCCCCTGACTGCCTGCTGCTTAACTCACGTCGACTCGTCGCCATGTCGACTCGTCGACCGTGAGTCTAGACTAGTCACGACTAGTCTAGAGTCGTCCTCCCCGAGCGACCCGTCGACTCATCGACTCGAAAACATTGAATGAATGCGATCTGTATGAACCAACAAGTTTTGCATTATTGCCCTTTCTCAGGGCCAGGTGCCTCAAATCAAGGCACTTGCATGAAAATTATATTTATATTTTATAAAGCAGCAGTTTAAGTTGTAACATTTAACAAATATGTGCTTAAGGACGCTTTGTTTACCACACAAACTACTGTATCCCTAGTCCCTACACATCTCGTTGTT containing:
- the LOC125513313 gene encoding probable histone acetyltransferase HAC-like 1, translating into MNVGQAAHLSGQMSGQGAQMNQVVGGGSGVVGADGMPLPQHQQMQDGVGLVAPGVDQQFALMRSNMRDKIYEYIGRKQTSADWRRRLPELAKRLEEILFRKFPSRNEYYNMMRQPVEPQLQFAIKALSAQNQLNQQNQQMSRQMASSSGYSTMIPTPGITQGASGNSRMSYGTDNMGLSSSGAGMVPQNANMGTSMPGTMSNGYQHLTTSAPLNSTTSSVPSTMGPVGIQRQVTHMIPTPGFSNQQNVPTNSDYSNGTGYFNGESAMTPHMQQQKQFQSNQSSHQIHHIGGHSNSGIHSSMLENSSAFGLSDGHVNGGMGLHGSNTQITNRNAAPEGYMNISSFGSSPRPLQQQFNQHPTQRISTSVDMGGSGSFYGTGSSALATANNQNMGAANLQSRSRMNSMLLSNQLNMQSIQGQPQIKTEVLDQSEKLNFQPSQLSHEQLLRQQLSMQQHQVQPSSQFVQNQYHLNQQIPNSQHQQAMLRSNSFKQSQLNSSHSMQVSEQGTLPHTELTSSQATEPPALPNFQGQYQQRSAHDNVKGAQVFGHLSGSQNFSASGSHDSQPLLHPNQQLDVSSNDVSYVLKGTQTEQMQQHQWRPQTMEKVPISSNLSLEKQIQDDFCQRTMAQDGAQQPFSSDWRVSGCTVTSVDPALPKLPAGGLEQPTGNINYLRQMRWLLLLFHAKGCSSPLGSCKLPRCVQLQDFVKHLDNCQRKDCPQKKCSKTRMLIEHYKTCVDEQCPVCSNVKKFLRLSAEHASKQKVPEPRKVAQQNMTQRIMNGVDSDIMDIDPVSVESFDGQPSVPKRLKMQPASPNVPEHEILRASNPQVNPGFVLQESHPELLEQNKKTAYMKRELDVKADMRPLQKPVKMGYGADGSVPTARHNVIPTVSNEMKSHVKQEILPVDKGTSENVHEVKNETNDSTEATALKSGKPKIKGVSLTELFTPEQINAHIESLRLWVGQSKAKAEKNQLLVSSENENSCQLCKVEKLTFEPPPIYCSPCGARIKRNAPYYTVGSGDTRHFFCIPCYNESRGDTIEVEGQNFLKARFEKKRNDEETEEWWVQCDKCECWQHQICALFNGRRNDGGQAEYTCPNCYSNEVKCGLRMPLPQSAVLGASDLPRTVLSDHIEERLFKRLKWERQNRANNLNCSVDEVAGAEGLVVRVVSSVDKKVEVKPRFLEIFQEDNYPTEFPYKSKAVLLFQKIEGVEVCLFGMYVQEFGADCAYPNQRRVYLSYLDSVKYFRPEIKAATGEALRTFVYHEILIGYLEYCKQRGFTSCYIWACPPLKGEDYILYCHPEIQKTPKSDKLREWYLAMLRKATKEEIVVELTNLYDHFFITMGECKAKVTASRLPYFDGDYWPGAAEDMINQLRQEEDDRKLQKKSKTKKIITKRALKAAGHTDLSGNASKDAMLMQKLGETIYPMKEDFIMVHLQYSCSHCCLLMSSGKRWVCHQCRSFYICDKCYSAEQQLEDRERHPSNSRDTHKLHPVDIVGVPEETKDRDDILESEFFDTRQAFLSLCQGNHYQYDTLRRAKHSSMMVLYHLHNPTAPAFVTTCNVCSHDIETGQGWRCEICPDFDVCNGCYQKGAVNHPHKLTNHPSVADRDAQNKEARQMRVQQLRKMLDLLVHASTCRSGSCQYPNCRKVKGLFRHGMQCKTRASGGCALCKKMWYMLQLHARACRDSGCSVPRCRDLKEHLRRLQQQSDSRRRAAVNEMMRQRAAEVATT